In Streptomyces violaceusniger Tu 4113, one DNA window encodes the following:
- the nuoL gene encoding NADH-quinone oxidoreductase subunit L → MENLIGLLVAAPLLGAALLLCGGRRLDGKGHYIGTVLAAASFVIGAVLFAEMLGRGEHDRALHSKVFSWIPVGGFRADVAFQLDQLSMTFVLLITGVGTLIHIYSIGYMEHDERRRRFFGYLNLFLAAMLLLVLADNYLLLYVGWEGVGLASYLLIGFWQHKPSAATAAKKAFIVNRVGDVGLSIAIMLMFTTFGTFTFAPVLTNADHASEGKLTAIGLMLLLAACGKSAQVPLQSWLGDAMEGPTPVSALIHAATMVTAGVYLITRSGAIFDNAPDAQTAVVTVGAVTLLFGAIVGCAKDDIKKALAGSTMSQIGYMILAAGLGPIGYVFAIMHLVTHGFFKAGLFLGAGSVMHAMNDEVDMRKYGALRKYMPITFVTFGLGYLAIIGFPGLSGFWSKDKIIEAAFAKGGTEGWILGGAALLGAAITAYYMTRVMLLTFFGEKRWVPDEAGQEPHPHESPSSMTIPMMVLAVGSVFAGGLFSLNDSFLKWLEPVTGHSHGDSPLSAAAVTGGTMVVLLIGVALAWAQYGRRPVPRTAPRGSLLTRAARRDLLQDDFNHVALVKPGQYLTRGLVYVDHKLVDGVVNGTAAGVGGLSGRLRKLQNGYARTYAVSMFGGAAVLIAATLLMRAV, encoded by the coding sequence GTGGAGAACCTCATCGGATTGCTTGTCGCGGCGCCGCTTCTCGGCGCTGCCCTGCTGCTGTGCGGGGGGCGGCGGCTGGACGGCAAGGGCCACTACATCGGCACGGTGCTCGCCGCCGCCTCCTTCGTGATCGGCGCCGTGCTCTTCGCGGAGATGCTCGGCCGCGGCGAGCACGACCGGGCCCTGCACAGCAAGGTCTTCAGCTGGATCCCGGTGGGCGGCTTCCGGGCGGACGTCGCCTTCCAGCTCGACCAGCTGTCCATGACCTTCGTCCTGCTGATCACCGGTGTGGGCACGCTGATCCACATCTATTCGATCGGCTATATGGAGCACGACGAGCGCCGCCGCCGCTTCTTCGGCTATCTCAACCTCTTCCTCGCGGCCATGCTGTTGCTCGTCCTCGCCGACAACTACCTGCTGCTGTACGTCGGCTGGGAGGGCGTCGGTCTCGCCTCGTACCTGCTGATCGGCTTCTGGCAGCACAAGCCCAGCGCGGCGACGGCGGCGAAGAAGGCGTTCATCGTCAACCGCGTCGGCGATGTGGGCCTGTCGATCGCGATCATGCTGATGTTCACGACCTTCGGGACCTTCACCTTCGCCCCGGTGCTGACCAACGCGGACCACGCGAGCGAGGGCAAGCTCACCGCGATCGGGCTGATGCTGCTGCTCGCCGCCTGCGGTAAGTCGGCCCAGGTGCCGCTGCAGTCCTGGCTCGGGGACGCGATGGAGGGCCCGACCCCGGTCTCGGCCCTGATCCACGCGGCGACGATGGTGACCGCGGGCGTGTATCTGATCACCCGCTCCGGCGCGATCTTCGACAACGCCCCGGACGCCCAGACCGCGGTGGTCACGGTCGGCGCGGTCACGCTCCTCTTCGGTGCGATCGTCGGTTGTGCCAAGGACGACATCAAGAAGGCCCTGGCCGGGTCCACCATGTCGCAGATCGGCTACATGATCCTGGCCGCCGGGCTCGGCCCGATCGGCTATGTCTTCGCGATCATGCACCTGGTGACCCACGGCTTCTTCAAGGCGGGGCTCTTCCTCGGGGCCGGTTCGGTCATGCACGCCATGAACGACGAGGTCGACATGCGCAAGTACGGGGCCTTGAGGAAGTACATGCCGATCACCTTTGTCACCTTCGGGCTCGGCTATCTCGCGATCATCGGCTTCCCGGGGCTCTCCGGCTTCTGGTCCAAGGACAAGATCATCGAGGCGGCCTTCGCCAAGGGCGGCACCGAGGGCTGGATCCTCGGCGGCGCGGCCCTGCTGGGCGCGGCCATCACCGCGTACTACATGACGCGGGTGATGCTGCTGACCTTCTTCGGCGAGAAGCGCTGGGTGCCCGACGAGGCAGGCCAGGAGCCGCATCCGCACGAGTCGCCCTCGTCCATGACCATCCCCATGATGGTCCTGGCCGTGGGATCGGTCTTCGCGGGCGGGCTGTTCAGCCTCAACGACTCGTTCCTGAAATGGCTGGAGCCGGTCACCGGCCACAGCCACGGCGACTCCCCGCTCAGCGCCGCGGCGGTCACCGGCGGAACGATGGTGGTGCTGCTGATCGGTGTGGCGCTCGCCTGGGCGCAGTACGGACGCCGGCCGGTGCCGCGCACCGCCCCCCGCGGCTCCCTGCTCACCCGCGCCGCCCGGCGCGATCTGCTGCAGGACGACTTCAACCATGTCGCACTCGTCAAACCCGGCCAGTACCTGACCCGCGGTCTGGTCTATGTCGACCACAAGCTGGTCGACGGGGTGGTCAACGGCACCGCGGCCGGAGTCGGCGGACTCTCCGGCCGGCTGCGGAAGCTGCAGAACGGCTACGCCCGAACGTACGCGGTCTCGATGTTCGGCGGTGCGGCGGTGCTCATCGCCGCGACCCTGCTGATGAGGGCGGTCTGA
- a CDS encoding ABC transporter ATP-binding protein codes for MSTSDVTTTPAPPTAEAAPPGVRLRLEDAALGRPGAPVLHGLDLEVAPGDILTVVGPSGCGKSTLLRTLAGLLPALGGRVTQDGTQITRPDADRALIFQEDALLPWRTLRANVELPLAIRGVPRTARRDRAAAWLERVGLAEHTGRLPHRVSGGQRQRAQLARALVGAPRAVLMDEPFGALDAQTRAGMQRLLVEVLEGTRATVVFVTHDVDEALFLGDRVALLGDADGGGRVLDIPHPRERAAHDAAATVALRRQVLESLGM; via the coding sequence GTGAGCACATCCGACGTCACCACCACCCCGGCCCCGCCCACCGCCGAAGCCGCCCCGCCGGGCGTACGGCTGCGCCTGGAGGACGCCGCCCTCGGCCGCCCCGGCGCACCCGTCCTGCACGGTCTCGATCTTGAGGTCGCGCCCGGTGACATCCTTACGGTTGTCGGCCCGTCCGGATGCGGCAAATCCACCCTGCTGCGTACCCTCGCCGGGCTGCTGCCCGCGCTCGGCGGGCGGGTCACCCAGGACGGCACGCAGATCACCCGGCCGGACGCCGACCGGGCGCTGATCTTCCAGGAGGACGCGCTGCTGCCCTGGCGCACCCTGCGCGCCAATGTCGAACTTCCGCTCGCCATAAGGGGCGTACCGCGCACGGCGCGCCGCGACCGGGCCGCGGCCTGGCTGGAGCGCGTCGGGCTCGCCGAGCACACCGGGCGGCTTCCGCACCGGGTCTCGGGCGGCCAGCGGCAGCGCGCCCAGCTCGCCCGGGCGCTCGTCGGCGCGCCACGCGCCGTCCTCATGGACGAGCCGTTCGGCGCCCTCGACGCACAGACCCGCGCCGGGATGCAGCGGCTGCTGGTCGAGGTGCTGGAGGGCACCCGCGCCACCGTCGTCTTCGTCACCCACGACGTGGACGAGGCGCTGTTCCTCGGCGACCGGGTGGCGCTGCTGGGCGATGCGGATGGCGGCGGCCGGGTGCTGGACATCCCGCATCCGCGCGAGCGCGCCGCCCATGACGCGGCGGCGACCGTCGCGCTGCGGCGTCAGGTCCTCGAATCCCTCGGCATGTGA
- a CDS encoding fumarate reductase/succinate dehydrogenase flavoprotein subunit — translation METAAPMEIPALDAAEELSCDVLVIGGGTAGTMAALTAAEHGSSVLLLEKAHVRHSGALAMGMDGVNNAVIPGRAEPDDYVAEITRANDGIVDQSTVRQTATRGFAMVQRLERYGVKFEKDEHGQYAVRQVHRSGSYVLPMPEGKDVKKVLYRQLRRREMRERIRIENRVMPVRVLTAGGRAVGAAGFHTRTGHFVTVRAGAVILATGACGRLGLPASGYLYGTYENPTNAGDGYAMAYHAGAELTGIECFQINPLIKDYNGPACAYVANPFGGYQVNRHGERFVDSDYWSGQMMSEFAAEVASERGPVYLKLSHLPEESVAALESILHSTERPTRATFHAGRGHDYRTHDVEMHISEIGLCGGHSASGVRVDAHARTTVPGLYAAGDLACVPHNYMIGAFVFGDLAGADAARYQAYQGELPPDQLADAHELIYAPLRNPEGPPQPQVEYKLRRLVNDYVAPPKSGARLSLAIEAFERMRGDIATMGAGTPHELMRCAEVTFIRDCAEMAARSSLARTESRWGLYHERTDHPVRDDEGWLHHLDLRKSAAGAMEFTARPVAPYLVPVAEYAPTGGPSRPLGEVRPEQVATAGPRESAPRAGAGAGAGRADDDRKEGTGAPDLRTALTAASPRILELLALAEEQPELPALRPYLADPDPAVRRAAVATLTETAPPGTGPVLAAALADADAGVRADAAASLRELVEVLPPDAALREPLVHGLAGADPVVRAAALDVLRALGLGDAELFARALTDAAIGVRIQAVRGLVSVDALTALEPGAADASREVRVATAGALGTLASGGRAADARRLLTPLLRDPDVLVRAAALEALASAGCPAPLDAEVVAALGDSAWQVRKGAATALSAAAPELGVPALVRALADPHADVRKAAVLALLPLAEREVGAAREALSSVRSDPDADVRAYAARARATA, via the coding sequence ATGGAGACCGCCGCGCCCATGGAGATTCCCGCCCTCGACGCGGCCGAGGAGCTGTCCTGCGACGTCCTCGTCATCGGCGGCGGCACGGCCGGCACCATGGCGGCGCTCACCGCCGCCGAGCACGGCTCCTCCGTCCTCCTCCTCGAAAAGGCGCATGTCCGCCACTCGGGCGCGCTCGCCATGGGCATGGACGGCGTCAACAACGCGGTCATCCCCGGCCGGGCCGAACCCGATGACTACGTAGCCGAGATCACCCGCGCCAACGACGGCATCGTCGACCAGTCCACCGTCCGCCAGACCGCGACCCGCGGCTTCGCCATGGTCCAGCGGCTGGAGCGGTACGGCGTGAAGTTCGAGAAGGACGAGCACGGCCAGTACGCGGTCCGCCAGGTGCACCGCTCGGGCTCGTACGTCCTGCCGATGCCCGAGGGCAAGGACGTCAAGAAGGTCCTCTACCGGCAGTTGCGGCGGCGTGAGATGCGCGAGCGGATCCGCATCGAGAACCGGGTGATGCCGGTCCGGGTCCTCACCGCCGGCGGCCGGGCCGTCGGCGCCGCCGGATTCCACACCCGCACCGGCCACTTCGTGACCGTGCGCGCCGGTGCGGTGATCCTGGCCACCGGCGCCTGCGGCCGGCTCGGCCTGCCCGCGAGCGGCTATCTCTACGGGACGTACGAGAATCCCACCAATGCGGGCGACGGCTACGCCATGGCGTATCACGCCGGGGCCGAGCTGACCGGGATCGAATGCTTCCAGATCAATCCGCTGATCAAGGACTACAACGGCCCGGCCTGCGCCTATGTCGCCAATCCCTTCGGCGGCTACCAGGTCAACCGGCACGGTGAGCGGTTCGTGGACTCCGACTACTGGTCGGGGCAGATGATGTCGGAGTTCGCGGCGGAGGTGGCGAGCGAACGCGGCCCGGTCTACCTCAAGCTCAGCCATCTGCCGGAGGAGTCGGTGGCCGCGCTGGAGTCCATCCTGCACTCCACCGAACGCCCCACCCGCGCCACCTTCCACGCGGGGCGCGGCCACGACTACCGCACCCATGACGTGGAGATGCACATCTCCGAGATCGGGCTGTGCGGCGGCCACTCGGCCTCGGGGGTGCGGGTGGACGCCCATGCCCGGACCACCGTCCCGGGGCTGTACGCGGCCGGTGACCTGGCCTGCGTACCGCACAACTACATGATCGGTGCCTTTGTCTTCGGCGACCTGGCGGGCGCGGACGCCGCCCGATACCAGGCGTACCAGGGCGAACTGCCCCCGGACCAGCTCGCCGACGCACATGAGCTGATCTACGCCCCGCTGCGGAACCCCGAGGGGCCGCCGCAGCCGCAGGTCGAGTACAAGCTCCGGCGCCTGGTCAACGACTATGTGGCCCCGCCCAAGAGCGGCGCCCGGCTCTCGCTCGCCATCGAGGCGTTCGAGCGGATGCGCGGGGACATCGCCACGATGGGCGCCGGTACGCCCCATGAGCTGATGCGCTGCGCCGAGGTGACCTTCATCCGCGACTGCGCGGAGATGGCCGCGCGCTCCTCGCTGGCCAGGACGGAGAGCCGGTGGGGGCTCTATCACGAGCGCACGGACCATCCGGTGCGCGACGACGAGGGCTGGCTGCACCATCTGGATCTGCGCAAGTCGGCGGCGGGGGCGATGGAGTTCACCGCGCGTCCGGTCGCGCCGTATCTCGTCCCGGTGGCGGAGTACGCGCCGACGGGCGGGCCATCCCGCCCGCTCGGCGAGGTGCGGCCGGAGCAGGTGGCCACGGCGGGGCCGCGCGAAAGCGCTCCGCGGGCGGGGGCGGGGGCGGGGGCGGGACGGGCGGATGACGACCGTAAGGAGGGCACGGGCGCCCCCGACCTCCGTACGGCCCTCACCGCCGCCTCCCCGCGCATCCTCGAACTCCTCGCCCTCGCCGAGGAGCAGCCGGAACTCCCCGCTCTCCGGCCCTATCTGGCCGATCCCGACCCCGCGGTGCGCCGGGCCGCCGTCGCCACCCTGACCGAGACCGCACCGCCGGGCACCGGCCCGGTCCTCGCGGCGGCCCTGGCCGACGCGGACGCCGGCGTACGCGCCGATGCCGCGGCCTCGCTGCGGGAGCTGGTCGAGGTGCTGCCCCCGGACGCCGCTTTGCGTGAACCCCTGGTCCACGGACTGGCCGGGGCCGATCCGGTGGTGCGGGCGGCGGCGCTGGACGTCCTGCGCGCGCTGGGCCTCGGCGACGCGGAACTGTTCGCCCGGGCGCTGACGGACGCGGCGATCGGGGTCCGTATCCAGGCCGTACGGGGGCTGGTGTCGGTGGACGCGCTCACCGCGCTGGAGCCGGGAGCCGCGGACGCGTCGCGAGAGGTGCGGGTGGCGACGGCGGGGGCGCTGGGCACCCTGGCCTCCGGCGGCCGGGCGGCGGACGCCCGGCGGCTGCTCACGCCGCTGCTGCGGGACCCGGACGTCCTCGTGCGGGCCGCCGCCCTGGAGGCCCTGGCCTCGGCGGGGTGTCCCGCGCCGCTGGACGCGGAGGTAGTGGCGGCGCTGGGCGACTCCGCCTGGCAGGTGCGCAAGGGGGCGGCGACGGCGCTGTCCGCTGCCGCGCCGGAACTTGGCGTCCCGGCGCTGGTGCGGGCCCTGGCCGACCCGCACGCCGATGTGCGGAAGGCGGCGGTGCTGGCGTTGCTGCCGCTGGCGGAGCGGGAGGTGGGCGCGGCGCGGGAAGCGCTGTCCTCGGTTCGGTCCGACCCGGACGCGGACGTACGGGCCTACGCGGCGAGGGCAAGGGCGACGGCCTAG
- a CDS encoding NADH-quinone oxidoreductase subunit M, which yields MSFPLLTATAVVPALGAVVTAAVPAAQRAAAKWVALGFSLLTLALAAVVLVRFDPGGAHFQLTESHAWIKDFGVRYELGVDGIAVALIALTAVLIPFIILAGWHDADPLEGARPNSRWRPTQGFFALILMVEAMVVISFEATDVFLFYIFFEAMLIPMYFLIGGFGDRAGGRSEEETATQRSYAAVKFLLYNLAGGLIMLAAVVGLYAVTADQLGTGTFSLQEIVQARAGGHLDMASSTERLLFLGFFFAFAVKAPLWPLHTWLPNAMGEATTPVAVLITAVVDKVGTFAMLRFCLQLFPEASKWATPAIMILALISIIYGALLAIGQRDIKRLIAYASISHFGFIILGIFAMTTQGQGGATLYMVNHGVSTAALMLVAGFLITRRGSRLIEDYGGVQKVAPVLAGTFLIGGLATLSLPGLAPFISEFLVLVGTFSRYPVFGVIATVGIVLAALYVLILYQRTMTGPVKAEVRSMPDLRVRELVVVAPLIALLIFLGVYPKPLADIVNPAVDHTMSVVDKKDPRPDHPVTDAGWFNYSPKSDGASHDGASGGAK from the coding sequence ATGTCATTTCCCCTGCTGACGGCCACGGCCGTGGTGCCCGCGCTCGGCGCGGTCGTCACCGCCGCCGTGCCCGCCGCCCAGCGCGCCGCCGCCAAGTGGGTGGCACTGGGCTTCTCCCTGCTCACGCTCGCCCTCGCCGCGGTCGTGCTGGTCCGCTTCGATCCCGGCGGCGCCCACTTCCAGCTCACCGAATCCCATGCCTGGATCAAGGACTTCGGCGTCCGCTACGAACTGGGTGTGGACGGGATCGCGGTTGCGCTGATCGCGCTCACCGCGGTGCTCATCCCCTTCATCATCCTGGCGGGCTGGCATGACGCCGATCCGCTGGAAGGCGCCCGGCCCAACAGCCGTTGGCGGCCGACCCAGGGCTTCTTCGCGCTGATCCTGATGGTCGAGGCGATGGTGGTGATCTCCTTCGAGGCCACCGACGTCTTCCTCTTCTACATCTTCTTCGAGGCCATGCTGATCCCGATGTACTTCCTCATCGGGGGCTTCGGGGACCGGGCCGGGGGCCGCTCCGAGGAGGAGACGGCCACTCAGCGCTCGTACGCCGCGGTGAAGTTCCTGCTCTACAACCTGGCGGGCGGGCTGATCATGCTGGCCGCGGTGGTCGGTCTGTACGCGGTCACCGCCGATCAGCTCGGCACCGGCACCTTCTCGCTGCAGGAGATCGTCCAGGCGCGGGCGGGCGGTCATCTGGACATGGCGTCCAGCACCGAGCGGCTGCTGTTCCTCGGCTTCTTCTTCGCCTTCGCGGTGAAGGCGCCGCTGTGGCCGCTGCACACCTGGCTGCCCAACGCGATGGGGGAGGCCACCACCCCGGTCGCCGTGCTGATCACCGCGGTCGTCGACAAGGTCGGCACCTTCGCGATGCTCCGCTTCTGCCTCCAGCTCTTCCCGGAGGCCAGCAAGTGGGCCACTCCGGCGATCATGATCCTGGCGCTCATCAGCATCATCTACGGGGCGCTGCTGGCGATCGGCCAGCGGGACATCAAGCGGCTGATCGCCTATGCCTCGATCTCCCACTTCGGCTTCATCATCCTGGGCATCTTCGCGATGACCACCCAGGGCCAGGGCGGCGCCACGCTCTACATGGTCAACCACGGCGTCTCCACGGCCGCGTTGATGCTGGTGGCCGGGTTCCTGATCACCCGGCGTGGTTCGCGGCTCATCGAGGACTACGGCGGTGTGCAGAAGGTCGCCCCGGTGCTCGCCGGCACCTTCCTGATCGGCGGGCTCGCCACCCTCTCGCTGCCCGGACTCGCGCCGTTCATCAGCGAATTCCTGGTCCTGGTCGGCACGTTCAGCCGCTACCCGGTGTTCGGCGTGATCGCGACCGTCGGAATAGTGCTGGCGGCGCTCTACGTCCTGATCCTCTACCAACGCACCATGACCGGTCCGGTGAAGGCCGAGGTGCGCTCCATGCCCGATCTGCGGGTGCGTGAGCTGGTCGTCGTGGCCCCGCTCATCGCGCTGCTGATCTTCCTCGGCGTCTACCCGAAGCCGCTGGCCGACATCGTCAACCCGGCGGTCGACCACACCATGTCCGTGGTGGACAAGAAGGATCCCAGGCCCGATCACCCCGTCACCGACGCGGGCTGGTTCAACTACAGCCCGAAGTCCGACGGTGCTTCCCACGACGGTGCTTCCGGAGGTGCCAAGTGA
- the nuoN gene encoding NADH-quinone oxidoreductase subunit NuoN, whose protein sequence is MTHAATVHSLWTTAAAAPDKIPSPDIEYGQLSPTLIVLGAAIVGVLIEALLPRRQRYVAQVFVSVVALAAAFAAVIGLAAGHYGTSKAHVAAMGAIAVDGPALFLQGTILLVALVAVFTFAERRLDPLVHGNRVDSFAAQAAAVPGGDAEKAAVKAGFTTTEVFPLVLFAVGGMLVFPSANDLLTLFVALEVFSLPLYVLCALARRHRALSQEAAVKYFLLGAFSSAFLLFGIALLYGYAGTVTYSGIADVVDGQVRNVTPALAGTMGNDALLLIGGAMVLMGLLFKIGAVPFHMWTPDVYQGAPTPVTGFMAAATKVAAFGALLRLLYVVLPGLRWDWRPVMWGVAIVTMLGGAIVAVTQTDVKRLLAYSSIAHAGFILAGVIATTPEGVSSVLFYLAAYSFVTLGAFAVVTLVRDAGGEATHLSKWAGLGRRSPLVAAVFAVFLLAFAGIPLTSGFAGKFAVFKAAADGGAGALVVIGVISSAIAAFFYIRVIVLMFFSEPRTDGPSVAVPSPLTSSAIAIGVAVTLVLGVAPQYFLDLASQAGVFVR, encoded by the coding sequence GTGACCCACGCGGCCACTGTCCACAGCCTGTGGACAACAGCGGCGGCGGCGCCCGACAAGATCCCGTCGCCCGATATCGAGTACGGCCAGTTGTCGCCCACGCTGATCGTGCTCGGCGCCGCGATCGTCGGTGTCCTGATCGAGGCGCTTCTGCCGCGCCGCCAGCGGTACGTCGCGCAGGTGTTCGTCTCCGTGGTCGCCCTGGCCGCGGCCTTCGCCGCCGTGATCGGCCTCGCCGCCGGGCACTACGGCACCAGCAAGGCCCACGTCGCGGCCATGGGCGCGATCGCGGTCGACGGACCGGCGCTCTTCCTGCAGGGGACCATTCTCCTGGTGGCGCTGGTGGCGGTGTTCACCTTCGCCGAGCGGCGGCTGGATCCGCTGGTGCACGGCAACCGCGTCGACTCCTTCGCGGCGCAGGCCGCCGCGGTGCCCGGCGGCGACGCGGAAAAGGCCGCCGTCAAGGCGGGCTTCACCACCACCGAGGTCTTTCCGCTGGTCCTCTTCGCGGTCGGCGGCATGCTGGTCTTCCCGTCCGCCAACGATCTGCTGACGCTCTTCGTGGCGCTGGAGGTCTTCTCCCTGCCGCTGTACGTGCTGTGCGCCCTCGCCCGGCGCCATCGCGCGCTGTCGCAGGAGGCCGCCGTCAAGTACTTCCTGCTGGGCGCCTTCTCCTCGGCGTTCCTGCTCTTCGGCATCGCCCTGCTGTACGGCTACGCGGGCACGGTCACCTACTCCGGGATCGCGGACGTCGTCGACGGCCAGGTCAGGAACGTCACCCCGGCGCTCGCCGGGACCATGGGCAATGACGCACTGCTGCTGATCGGCGGGGCGATGGTGCTGATGGGACTGCTGTTCAAGATCGGCGCCGTGCCGTTCCACATGTGGACGCCCGACGTCTACCAGGGCGCCCCGACCCCGGTGACCGGCTTCATGGCGGCGGCCACCAAGGTCGCGGCCTTCGGCGCGCTGCTGCGGCTGCTGTATGTCGTACTGCCGGGGCTGCGCTGGGACTGGCGGCCGGTGATGTGGGGCGTCGCCATCGTCACCATGCTGGGCGGTGCGATCGTGGCCGTCACCCAGACCGATGTGAAGCGGCTGCTGGCGTACTCGTCGATCGCCCACGCCGGGTTCATCCTGGCCGGTGTCATCGCCACCACGCCCGAGGGCGTCTCCTCCGTCCTCTTCTACCTCGCCGCGTACTCCTTCGTGACCCTCGGCGCCTTCGCGGTGGTCACCCTGGTGCGGGACGCGGGCGGCGAGGCCACCCACCTGTCCAAGTGGGCCGGGCTCGGCCGCCGTTCGCCCCTGGTGGCCGCCGTCTTCGCGGTCTTCCTGCTGGCCTTCGCCGGTATCCCGCTGACCAGCGGCTTCGCCGGGAAGTTCGCGGTATTCAAGGCGGCGGCCGACGGTGGGGCGGGCGCGCTGGTCGTGATCGGTGTGATCTCCTCGGCGATCGCCGCGTTCTTCTACATCCGGGTGATCGTGCTGATGTTCTTCAGCGAGCCGCGCACGGACGGCCCGTCCGTGGCCGTGCCCAGCCCGCTGACCTCGTCGGCCATCGCGATCGGCGTGGCAGTCACGCTGGTCCTGGGCGTCGCCCCGCAGTACTTCCTGGATCTGGCGAGCCAGGCGGGCGTCTTCGTCCGGTAG
- a CDS encoding ABC transporter permease: MSAPTAPVRTRPAPGAPGARAATAPRPLRRRPWVRYALRTGSLLAALGLWQALTTLDINLWLRFAQFPSATDVIREFADRLGTGAYWQDLTDSLTRILTGFALAAVLGVAVGTAIARSPLVSDLLGPVLEVCRPIPAIALVPVAILMFPSNEQGIVFITFTAAFFPVMVSTRHAVRALAPVWEEAVLTMGGGRGRVLVSVVLPGALPGILGGLSVGIGVSWICVISAEMISGAYGVGYRTWQDYTIVDYPGVFVGMTTIGVLGWLTSTAVELAGRRLTRWLPRTETTGRPAPSRKEAATP; the protein is encoded by the coding sequence ATGAGCGCGCCCACCGCGCCCGTAAGGACCCGCCCGGCCCCCGGAGCCCCCGGAGCCCGGGCCGCCACCGCGCCCCGGCCGCTCCGGCGCCGTCCCTGGGTCCGCTACGCCCTGCGCACCGGTTCGCTGCTGGCCGCCCTCGGCCTGTGGCAGGCGCTCACCACCCTCGACATCAATCTGTGGCTGCGTTTCGCGCAGTTCCCCTCCGCCACCGATGTAATCCGGGAGTTCGCCGACCGCCTCGGCACCGGCGCCTACTGGCAGGACCTGACCGACTCCCTCACCCGCATCCTCACCGGTTTCGCCCTCGCCGCCGTGCTCGGCGTGGCGGTCGGCACCGCCATCGCCCGCTCCCCTCTCGTCTCCGATCTGCTCGGCCCCGTCCTCGAGGTGTGCCGTCCGATCCCGGCCATCGCGCTGGTGCCGGTGGCGATCCTGATGTTCCCCAGCAATGAGCAGGGGATCGTCTTCATCACCTTCACCGCCGCCTTCTTCCCGGTCATGGTGAGCACCCGGCACGCGGTCCGCGCGCTGGCCCCCGTATGGGAGGAGGCGGTGCTGACCATGGGCGGCGGGCGCGGGCGCGTCCTGGTCTCCGTTGTCCTGCCGGGGGCGCTGCCCGGGATCCTCGGCGGGCTCTCCGTCGGCATCGGCGTCTCATGGATCTGTGTGATCTCCGCCGAGATGATCTCCGGCGCCTACGGGGTCGGCTACCGCACCTGGCAGGACTACACGATCGTCGACTACCCGGGCGTCTTCGTCGGCATGACCACGATCGGCGTGCTCGGCTGGCTCACCTCCACGGCGGTCGAGCTGGCCGGACGGCGGCTGACCCGTTGGCTGCCCCGTACGGAGACCACCGGCCGGCCGGCGCCCTCGCGCAAGGAGGCAGCCACCCCGTGA